From the uncultured Methanobrevibacter sp. genome, one window contains:
- a CDS encoding P-II family nitrogen regulator gives MKSVVAIIREEKFQDVKDALLEVGCEGMNVSEVKGRGSQRGIRESYRGSSYCIDLIPKTRIEIVVKEEGVDLIVDAIKKGAFTGNIGDGKIFIYPMDNVIRIRTGEEGDSAI, from the coding sequence ATGAAAAGTGTTGTGGCCATAATAAGAGAAGAAAAGTTTCAGGACGTAAAAGATGCACTTCTTGAGGTAGGATGTGAAGGGATGAACGTTTCTGAAGTAAAAGGAAGAGGAAGCCAAAGAGGAATCAGGGAATCCTATAGGGGATCCAGCTACTGTATAGATTTGATTCCTAAAACCCGTATTGAGATAGTCGTAAAAGAAGAAGGTGTTGACTTGATTGTTGATGCAATTAAAAAAGGAGCCTTTACAGGAAATATCGGAGATGGCAAAATATTTATTTATCCAATGGATAATGTAATCAGAATAAGGACTGGCGAAGAAGGTGATAGTGCAATCTGA
- a CDS encoding S24 family peptidase, which translates to MAKKIILALIILILLAFLALTFIGNDTVNVYIDGENVSVSTTTLSRIDIDALNHDICNLTLKAMNDTSSNATTLKNQIKKVCGSYGLDDVEINLDSSIGKDQIPVLVHVDGTSMLPTLQNGQSVLVNKTHNVHVGDIVVAESDEYGGIIKRVSDISGDSIYLTSDNKDVSYEYINGNLYEIKGITTWVDLSDIGGVVIDY; encoded by the coding sequence ATGGCTAAAAAAATCATTTTAGCTTTAATCATACTTATTTTACTTGCTTTTTTAGCATTGACATTTATTGGAAATGATACTGTTAATGTTTATATTGACGGTGAAAATGTCAGTGTAAGCACCACAACGCTTTCAAGAATTGATATCGATGCACTGAATCATGATATCTGCAATTTAACCTTAAAAGCAATGAATGACACTTCATCCAATGCTACCACATTAAAAAATCAGATTAAAAAAGTCTGCGGCAGTTATGGGCTTGATGATGTGGAAATTAACCTTGATTCAAGTATCGGTAAAGACCAGATTCCGGTTTTGGTTCATGTTGACGGTACATCAATGCTTCCGACTCTCCAGAATGGTCAGAGCGTTCTTGTAAACAAAACCCACAATGTTCATGTTGGAGATATCGTTGTAGCCGAATCAGATGAATACGGCGGCATCATCAAAAGAGTAAGCGATATCAGCGGAGATTCAATATATCTTACAAGCGACAACAAAGACGTTTCTTATGAATACATCAATGGAAACCTCTATGAAATCAAAGGCATCACCACATGGGTTGATTTGTCAGACATAGGCGGCGTTGTAATCGATTACTGA
- the aroD gene encoding type I 3-dehydroquinate dehydratase, producing MYSQTKIAIPIFQDNCKDVIEVAKDCIDKGADVLEFRIDALKNPDISEIKDTIEEINFPMIATNRISSEGGSFKGSEEERLDILYSCCDLVDYVDIELQCDDEYIDKIHNTGVKTIVSYHDFEKTPDLDEIMYIVDKEHELGDIAKVAFMPQDLEDTLTILAVLSHCKDTIAISMGDIGSYTRVMASKFDSPITFAAGTDVTAPGQIDIETMKALLNMDLNIMDE from the coding sequence ATGTATTCACAAACAAAAATTGCAATTCCTATTTTTCAGGACAATTGCAAAGACGTAATTGAAGTTGCAAAAGACTGTATCGATAAGGGCGCTGACGTGCTGGAATTTAGAATTGACGCGCTTAAAAATCCGGATATTTCAGAAATTAAAGATACAATCGAAGAAATTAATTTTCCTATGATAGCCACCAACAGAATCAGCTCTGAAGGAGGATCATTTAAAGGAAGTGAAGAGGAAAGACTTGATATATTATATTCCTGCTGTGATCTGGTTGACTATGTGGATATTGAACTTCAGTGCGATGATGAATACATTGACAAAATCCACAATACCGGTGTTAAAACCATTGTTTCATACCATGATTTTGAAAAGACACCTGATTTGGATGAAATAATGTATATTGTTGATAAAGAGCATGAACTTGGAGATATTGCAAAAGTTGCTTTTATGCCGCAGGATTTGGAGGATACACTGACAATACTTGCTGTTCTTTCACACTGCAAAGATACAATCGCCATTTCAATGGGAGATATAGGAAGTTATACAAGAGTTATGGCATCAAAATTCGACTCACCGATTACTTTTGCGGCCGGAACTGATGTAACCGCCCCTGGCCAGATTGACATAGAAACAATGAAGGCTCTTTTAAATATGGATTTAAATATCATGGACGAGTGA